The Thermococcus sp. CX2 genome includes a window with the following:
- a CDS encoding class III signal peptide-containing protein encodes MMQKARRGQISLEFMLIFGIMLILLLYSVNNITFREGSTSIETLRIQVSLEEKNLANAISNTISQVYAQGPGAKSTTYVKLTYLRDAGMLEKALNLESPKIFITYGNYSSDGNGTYVTVTGTGFTPVLTGGNKNVFWSRSMYQAVPYGNSSVWSPSGSITVGTITLYGLEIDPTNLPPTLKIVVEWNPEQPESWTFDSAKGELRININPGG; translated from the coding sequence ATGATGCAAAAAGCTAGGCGTGGCCAGATATCACTGGAGTTCATGCTTATATTCGGTATAATGCTTATACTGTTACTTTACTCTGTGAACAACATTACTTTCCGGGAAGGTTCAACTTCAATCGAAACCCTCCGTATTCAGGTAAGTCTTGAGGAGAAGAACCTCGCCAACGCTATTTCCAACACGATAAGCCAGGTCTACGCCCAGGGACCGGGTGCCAAGTCCACTACATACGTCAAGCTGACATACTTAAGGGATGCGGGCATGCTCGAAAAGGCCCTGAACCTGGAGAGTCCGAAAATATTCATAACCTATGGCAACTATAGTAGCGATGGTAACGGCACCTATGTTACGGTCACAGGCACGGGGTTTACTCCCGTTCTGACGGGCGGGAACAAGAACGTTTTCTGGAGCAGGTCGATGTATCAGGCGGTGCCCTACGGCAACTCATCCGTATGGTCACCATCCGGGAGCATCACAGTTGGAACTATTACGCTGTACGGCCTGGAGATAGATCCCACAAACCTCCCCCCAACCCTGAAGATAGTCGTTGAGTGGAACCCGGAGCAGCCGGAGAGCTGGACGTTCGACTCGGCCAAGGGCGAGCTGAGAATAAACATCAATCCCGGTGGCTGA
- a CDS encoding DUF2101 family protein: MKIIDFLYSVGEFAEYSVKRAKRAIKPIILPTPTKSPPQFKHLKKLVKKPLTVHEFLSLRLQMGFLLYLIVNLTVLFLRLSIPWIVGIAIIYFLYLRYTIVRNWEFFVDPEPYRFFYYYISLISFGAFLGYALIRKIATSIYHYYGYLVLVFIAVIAFRWYFKSKYGRDWTYGVVEEIRSNAVKVFVHDDIAANVKPGHYWVDAVDDLEVGRVVKLIVEDRRLRGAVPTKIIEIYLSSQSSTEPKEQSE; the protein is encoded by the coding sequence ATGAAAATAATTGATTTTCTTTACTCAGTCGGAGAATTCGCTGAATATAGCGTCAAGAGGGCCAAAAGAGCAATAAAACCAATAATTCTACCAACTCCTACCAAAAGTCCCCCCCAGTTCAAACACCTCAAAAAGCTCGTCAAAAAACCACTGACAGTCCACGAGTTCCTGAGCCTCAGGCTCCAGATGGGGTTCCTGCTGTACCTCATCGTCAACCTCACAGTGCTCTTTCTCAGACTCAGCATCCCCTGGATCGTTGGGATAGCCATAATTTACTTCCTCTACCTGCGCTATACAATAGTCAGGAACTGGGAGTTCTTCGTGGACCCAGAGCCGTACAGGTTCTTCTACTACTATATCTCACTGATCTCCTTCGGCGCGTTCCTCGGCTATGCCCTCATCAGGAAAATCGCCACTAGCATCTACCACTACTACGGCTACCTTGTGCTGGTGTTCATAGCAGTCATAGCATTCAGGTGGTACTTCAAGAGCAAATACGGCCGAGACTGGACGTATGGAGTGGTGGAGGAGATAAGGAGCAACGCGGTGAAGGTCTTCGTTCATGACGACATCGCCGCCAACGTCAAGCCCGGGCACTACTGGGTGGATGCAGTTGACGACCTCGAAGTCGGAAGGGTCGTGAAGCTCATCGTTGAGGACAGGCGCCTTAGGGGCGCGGTGCCAACGAAGATAATCGAGATTTACTTATCTTCCCAGAGCTCGACCGAACCAAAGGAGCAGAGCGAGTGA
- a CDS encoding cell division protein FtsZ translates to MRAIIIGVGQCGTKIADLFALVDFETLAINTSKGDLEYLKHIPPERRVLIGEGLTGGKGVNANPLLGREAMKRDLQIVMRKIGSIIGYEDVDVFFLTFGFGGGTGAGGTPVLAQALKEEYPDSLVVAIGALPLREEGIRPTINAAITIDKLSKIADSIIAIDNNKLKESGDDITKAYERINYTIVERIASLLALVDVPGEQTLDASDLKFVLKAFGSFATIGYAKADANKVKSLSRLIMKSFENEGLYLDANIESALYGLVAIHGPPEILKATEIFEALEYLTNKIRGKQIFRGFYPDPREREVEVVTLLSGIYDSKSIEDIVLTAKHYARSFMEAKAEAETRKKELLSGLPDFDDIYPGGEE, encoded by the coding sequence GTGAGGGCTATAATCATAGGGGTTGGTCAGTGTGGAACTAAGATAGCCGACCTCTTCGCGCTGGTGGACTTCGAAACTCTCGCCATAAACACATCCAAAGGCGACCTAGAGTACCTCAAGCACATCCCGCCGGAGAGAAGGGTACTCATAGGAGAAGGTCTCACAGGTGGCAAAGGTGTAAACGCCAACCCCCTCCTCGGCAGGGAAGCCATGAAGCGCGACCTGCAAATAGTCATGCGCAAGATAGGCTCGATAATCGGCTATGAGGACGTTGACGTCTTCTTCCTCACTTTTGGATTCGGAGGCGGAACTGGCGCGGGGGGAACACCAGTTCTGGCCCAGGCACTCAAGGAGGAATACCCAGATTCCCTTGTTGTAGCCATCGGGGCACTCCCCCTCAGAGAGGAGGGCATAAGGCCCACCATCAACGCGGCCATAACCATCGACAAGCTCTCAAAGATAGCAGACTCCATAATAGCCATCGACAACAACAAACTGAAAGAAAGCGGCGACGACATAACCAAGGCCTACGAGAGGATAAACTACACCATAGTCGAGCGCATAGCTTCCCTACTGGCCCTCGTTGACGTGCCAGGGGAGCAGACCCTTGACGCGAGCGACTTGAAATTCGTGCTGAAGGCCTTTGGAAGCTTTGCGACGATTGGTTACGCAAAGGCCGACGCGAACAAGGTCAAAAGCCTCTCCCGGCTCATAATGAAGTCCTTCGAGAACGAGGGGCTCTACCTCGATGCGAACATAGAATCCGCCCTCTACGGGCTGGTTGCAATACACGGCCCACCAGAGATACTCAAAGCCACTGAGATATTTGAGGCCTTAGAGTATCTCACCAACAAGATAAGGGGCAAACAGATATTCAGGGGTTTCTATCCAGACCCGCGCGAGAGAGAGGTAGAGGTAGTTACACTCCTCAGCGGCATCTACGACAGCAAGAGCATAGAGGACATAGTTCTGACCGCAAAGCACTACGCTCGGTCCTTCATGGAGGCGAAGGCCGAAGCGGAAACCAGGAAGAAGGAACTCCTGAGTGGCCTGCCGGACTTCGATGACATATACCCAGGTGGTGAAGAATGA
- a CDS encoding TonB-dependent receptor translates to MGHTVYYRTRIEQWDDFRRFIERICEGIGYELIETNDSIIILPECPGVEPLEIKREGDGFVKTNLVEPCHSIYLLVIHSLCSFGSVELWEDK, encoded by the coding sequence TTGGGGCACACGGTATACTATCGCACGCGCATTGAGCAGTGGGATGACTTTAGGCGGTTCATCGAGAGAATTTGCGAGGGCATCGGCTATGAGTTAATAGAAACGAACGACTCCATAATCATACTCCCAGAATGCCCAGGCGTCGAACCCCTCGAAATAAAGAGGGAGGGGGATGGTTTCGTCAAGACGAACTTAGTCGAACCCTGCCACTCCATCTACCTGCTCGTCATTCACTCGCTCTGCTCCTTTGGTTCGGTCGAGCTCTGGGAAGATAAGTAA
- a CDS encoding GMP synthase subunit A, with protein MIVIMDNGGQYVHRIWRTLRYLGVEAKIIPNTTPLEEIKAMRPKGIIFSGGPDINKTGNCEAILEHYDEFSVPILGICLGHQLIARHFGGKVGRGEKAEYSLVEIEILEENDIFKGLPKRLKVWESHMDEVKELPPGFKLLAKSETCPIEAMKHEELPIYGVQFHPEVAHTERGNDIYRNFAQLCGEL; from the coding sequence ATGATAGTCATAATGGACAACGGCGGCCAATACGTCCACAGGATTTGGCGTACTCTTAGATACCTCGGCGTCGAGGCGAAGATAATTCCCAACACTACGCCCCTCGAAGAAATCAAGGCAATGAGGCCCAAGGGAATAATCTTCTCTGGGGGACCGGACATAAACAAAACTGGCAACTGTGAGGCGATTCTGGAGCACTACGACGAGTTCAGCGTGCCTATCCTCGGTATCTGCCTCGGCCACCAGCTCATAGCGAGGCACTTCGGCGGTAAGGTCGGCAGGGGCGAGAAGGCCGAATACAGCCTCGTGGAGATTGAGATACTCGAGGAGAACGACATCTTCAAAGGGCTTCCGAAGAGGCTCAAGGTTTGGGAAAGCCATATGGACGAGGTGAAGGAGCTCCCGCCTGGCTTCAAACTTCTGGCAAAGAGTGAGACCTGCCCGATCGAGGCTATGAAGCACGAGGAATTGCCAATCTACGGCGTTCAGTTCCATCCGGAGGTCGCCCACACCGAGCGGGGTAATGATATCTACCGCAACTTCGCTCAGCTCTGCGGGGAGCTCTAG
- a CDS encoding prenyltransferase/squalene oxidase repeat-containing protein: protein MKKVLALILVVFMLIPVVSASTIDGSARFLRDAADSTKQTREISLALMALSGAVDDLTSGVIIDPNIEALVETLLTNQNPDGGWGFYPGETSNVLDTAYAVIALKKAYPYLGTEGRLKVRSAIERGISYLILAKNQNGWGYVPETPTSCYPTVVAIWALGESGYSYNSQTIRDAVKYIENASCEISNYEALALKLIAYHSIGYPVDNGTIEEVKSILLNNDTITMKERAMLTYALVLSAPLDFDTARILTKLESYKKTTNDLVYWINTPNMFSSTEMIATTSFALMALSTSFEITPLTETKNPYEMPCEELKNMQNPDGGWGFHLNYPSDETATYYALKAIEACYPEKESIDRAVAWARDAFQRDAAWVEQNGRMSVGYYYALETLLMYNNLTDEEKEQAIELIRNAQLDYGLWGNTILGPQPYETALAIKALRDLGVSPDDPLIQKAKDWLLSITDDGWGTYVTTRYFSYMLKPDVLTTITVLEALDGIATREELQPHIEWLIEQRVNGGWSYWKVYYIWEKNKEYPGTPSVELTVRTTDLLLKYGYNYTNETLNFVMDARDSGLIENNTIEIASAILYLSRFQYIPPVDLYDVERALDEDVFHIIAPGMDNESVSEIVTTLNDLFAGGFIEANSTTIGEESYIVMANFGEYSIREYNPYLRFHVENGTVTVGNVTVPTDKAVVLIPGKTPKGVVLFIFYEPENAEIVKEIFTTGFIRYLRGDALVLLNENSRVRVIVVG from the coding sequence CGCGAGCACGATAGATGGTTCTGCAAGGTTCCTCAGGGATGCAGCCGACTCTACAAAGCAGACGAGGGAAATAAGCCTTGCATTGATGGCGTTATCAGGGGCGGTTGATGATTTAACCTCGGGCGTTATTATTGATCCCAACATAGAAGCCTTAGTAGAAACGCTCCTCACCAACCAGAATCCCGACGGCGGTTGGGGCTTTTACCCGGGTGAGACGAGCAACGTTCTCGATACCGCCTATGCTGTTATAGCGTTGAAGAAGGCTTACCCATATCTGGGAACGGAGGGGAGACTCAAGGTAAGATCCGCCATTGAAAGGGGAATTTCATACCTGATTTTGGCGAAAAACCAAAACGGATGGGGCTATGTTCCAGAGACACCTACCTCATGTTACCCAACGGTGGTAGCAATCTGGGCCCTCGGAGAGAGCGGCTACAGCTACAACAGCCAGACCATCCGCGACGCGGTTAAGTACATCGAAAACGCTTCCTGTGAGATATCTAACTACGAAGCCCTTGCCCTTAAACTCATCGCGTACCACAGTATCGGCTATCCTGTCGATAACGGGACCATAGAGGAAGTCAAGAGCATCCTACTCAACAACGATACCATAACCATGAAGGAGAGGGCGATGCTAACCTACGCCCTCGTTCTCTCCGCGCCTCTTGATTTTGACACCGCAAGGATACTTACGAAGCTCGAATCCTACAAGAAAACCACCAACGATCTCGTTTACTGGATAAACACGCCAAACATGTTCTCCTCCACGGAGATGATAGCCACTACCTCATTCGCCCTGATGGCGCTGTCAACGTCCTTTGAGATAACTCCACTAACCGAGACCAAAAACCCCTACGAGATGCCCTGTGAAGAGCTCAAAAACATGCAGAACCCCGATGGCGGATGGGGCTTCCATCTGAACTATCCATCCGACGAGACGGCCACCTACTACGCTCTCAAAGCTATAGAAGCCTGCTATCCGGAGAAGGAGTCAATAGACAGGGCCGTAGCGTGGGCGAGGGATGCCTTCCAGAGGGATGCGGCTTGGGTGGAGCAGAACGGCAGGATGTCAGTCGGCTACTATTACGCCCTTGAGACTCTCCTGATGTACAACAACCTCACAGATGAGGAGAAGGAGCAGGCGATAGAGCTCATACGCAACGCTCAGCTCGACTACGGCCTCTGGGGCAACACCATTCTCGGTCCTCAGCCCTACGAAACGGCACTGGCCATCAAGGCCCTTCGCGATCTCGGCGTGAGCCCCGACGACCCGCTAATTCAGAAGGCCAAGGACTGGCTCCTGAGCATAACGGACGACGGCTGGGGAACGTACGTTACCACGAGATACTTCTCATATATGCTCAAGCCAGATGTCCTCACCACTATCACTGTCCTCGAGGCCCTCGATGGAATAGCCACGCGGGAGGAGCTTCAACCACACATCGAGTGGCTCATCGAACAGAGGGTCAATGGCGGATGGTCCTACTGGAAGGTATACTACATATGGGAGAAGAACAAGGAATATCCAGGAACGCCAAGCGTTGAGCTTACTGTTAGGACCACAGATCTGCTCCTCAAGTACGGCTACAACTACACCAATGAAACTCTTAACTTTGTCATGGACGCCCGCGACAGCGGGTTGATAGAAAACAATACTATAGAGATAGCGAGCGCGATACTCTACCTCTCGCGCTTCCAGTACATACCGCCAGTCGACCTCTACGACGTTGAAAGGGCCCTCGACGAGGACGTCTTCCACATCATAGCGCCTGGAATGGACAATGAGAGCGTGAGTGAGATAGTCACCACGCTGAACGACCTCTTCGCAGGAGGATTTATCGAGGCCAACTCCACAACCATCGGCGAAGAGAGCTACATAGTGATGGCGAACTTTGGAGAATACAGCATAAGGGAGTACAACCCCTACCTAAGGTTCCACGTTGAGAACGGAACCGTCACGGTGGGCAACGTCACCGTTCCAACGGACAAAGCAGTGGTACTCATCCCTGGCAAGACCCCTAAGGGCGTCGTGCTGTTCATATTCTACGAGCCAGAAAACGCCGAAATCGTAAAAGAAATATTCACAACAGGGTTCATTAGATACCTTAGGGGAGACGCGCTTGTCCTTCTTAACGAGAACAGTAGGGTGCGCGTTATAGTCGTGGGGTGA